Proteins co-encoded in one Listeria ivanovii subsp. ivanovii genomic window:
- a CDS encoding membrane protein → MLEKNYKFLLWIYIFWFLGNVLLVSLNIIPPNLTTIQSLFLVFTGVFAAVFFIMQYGKWLGSAITLLVFVVSTCIEWMQLSYTDEYVGSTLGGSIYGIPITMGFIWVGMIAGTHIIAREITLKINIDWIRGGIYSFIAATMVMIFEVLIEPITMQSKQLYIIQNGFTILQLSDFINWWLLGLILHLMIYFILSLTDGWERLKYPDLKSEIVIVYWIIIAFFVFLSFYLDLWTSIAIIIVSNIIFTVCYFFSLEKEEKQIKKSE, encoded by the coding sequence ATGCTAGAAAAAAACTACAAATTTTTACTTTGGATTTATATTTTTTGGTTTTTAGGTAATGTATTACTTGTGTCCTTAAATATTATTCCACCAAACTTAACAACTATTCAATCACTATTTCTCGTTTTCACAGGTGTTTTTGCTGCTGTTTTCTTTATTATGCAATACGGAAAGTGGCTTGGTTCTGCGATTACGTTATTAGTATTTGTTGTCAGTACGTGTATTGAATGGATGCAGTTAAGCTATACAGACGAATATGTTGGTTCTACACTTGGCGGAAGTATTTACGGCATTCCTATCACAATGGGTTTCATTTGGGTAGGGATGATAGCTGGAACACACATTATTGCACGTGAGATTACGCTGAAAATTAATATTGACTGGATTCGTGGTGGGATTTATTCTTTTATAGCCGCGACAATGGTAATGATTTTTGAAGTATTAATTGAACCAATAACAATGCAATCAAAACAACTTTATATAATACAAAATGGTTTTACGATTTTACAGCTATCTGATTTTATCAACTGGTGGTTACTTGGACTTATTTTACATTTGATGATTTACTTTATTTTAAGTTTAACGGACGGGTGGGAGCGACTTAAGTATCCCGATTTAAAATCAGAAATTGTGATTGTATATTGGATTATCATCGCCTTTTTTGTCTTTTTATCATTCTACCTTGATTTATGGACCTCCATCGCCATTATTATTGTTTCTAATATTATTTTTACTGTATGTTACTTTTTCAGTTTAGAAAAAGAGGAGAAACAAATAAAGAAATCCGAGTAA